TTGCTACAATTACAGCTAGCAGTGTTGAGATTTATACCACATTTGAGACATATACCTTTGCACCTTGAGTCGCATACTGCATTGATGGTTATCTCCAAATGCACCATGTCCCTAATGTGCTTTGAAATGTCGATTTCGGTTTCTTCAGGAGGAAAATACAGCCAATCATCCAGATCGATTGAagcttcatcatcttcttcactacTTTCAGTAGAGGTTTTGAGTTTGTCGTCTTCCCCAAAGATTACTCCCATGTTAATTACCTCTTGTTCTTCAATGGGTTCTTCAGTTAGTAAAAGTGAGAAGTTGGAGAAAATGCATTCAGCAGCTGGCTCACCACACCTTAAGCATGGAATGAAAGAAGATTTGAATTAATGGCCAAATAAAATATGCAGCACAAGGAATACAGAAAAATGTAGCATAGGTCCCATTTTAAAGCCTGTTTGGGATGGTTATAGCTTCCTATTTTTTACCTTCACGAAGTTGAAGCTAAAGTCATAATTTTCAAAGCACGGTACATAAATCAAACAGGAAATTGGCCATCATTTGAAACGCCACAAAATTCTGTTCTTACAAGTATTACTGGGAATTATGATACCTTTTATCATGTTATCTTTGAATCTCGAAAGACCATAGGAGAAGATCTATTCATGCATAACTAACTTTAGTATACCTTCACCCACTTTTGGGGGGTCttcaattaaaatcattttacctatccaaaggaaaaggaaaaggacaaaaaaagtGGTATCTGTAGTACAATATAAACAAGTTATacaaaaaatgcttttaaaaatatcatggCGAGAAACAAGCAAGGAACAACAGGGTAAGCTAATAACTTGTTTCCTTGTATTGCAAATTAACAATATCACATGCATAATACCCCTTAAAATGCTACAAAAAACAAGGTGTCAAAACATTCCCTAGGAATTTGTTTACCCAAAAGAGAATTTAGTACATGTAtaccaaaaatatgaaaataataaaaatatagaggcgTACCTAGAGTGTAGCTTGAAAGTATAACATGAATAACAGTGAAGAACAAAAGCAACGGGATAGTAACATGAATAAGTCAGAACATAAAGGCATGTATACAAGCAAGAAAACCATCAATTGAagaaaagatgcatgaaaaaaGTAGAGGAAAATACCTATTGCAACCAAGGGTGATGACAGTTCTTAAAAGCCCATCAAGCCTCAACTTGTGCTTCTTCCTTGTTACGTCAATGGAGATGTGTACAGGTGTTCCCTGAGGGTAATCCTTCGCTGCTTTTGTGACCCTTAATCCCATCACTGAAGCCCTAGATTTTGAGATCTCTGTTGAAAGTTTTCCTAATCCAAGCCTCTCCAAGGTTGTGCAGTGCTCCACATGTAAGATTGAAGGATTTCTCTTGTAAACAACTGCCCCTTCCCATGGTGACCCCGTatcttcaatctctctttcATCGTTCCAAtcaaatttttttgtgttttcttcatCAAATGACTCAAAGTTATATCTTGCAGTAAACTTCAAGGCACTGTGTGGTTTGTTTCTGGAAATTGGATGGATACTTTTGGTAATAAGAGGGATTCCACGTGATATTTTGCAATGAGTGAAAGCACAATTTGGATCAGGAGAACTTTTGCATTTTGATTTATATAGCTTGAAATGGCTAATATTCGAGGAGGGAACCATGGAGGATATGGAGAATACAGATGACATTTTACTATATTATGATATTGGTCAGGGGAAAACCTAGGGAATAGAGAAGTGGATAAGAT
This region of Vitis vinifera cultivar Pinot Noir 40024 chromosome 5, ASM3070453v1 genomic DNA includes:
- the LOC100854910 gene encoding large ribosomal RNA subunit accumulation protein YCED homolog 1, chloroplastic; translation: MSSVFSISSMVPSSNISHFKLYKSKCKSSPDPNCAFTHCKISRGIPLITKSIHPISRNKPHSALKFTARYNFESFDEENTKKFDWNDEREIEDTGSPWEGAVVYKRNPSILHVEHCTTLERLGLGKLSTEISKSRASVMGLRVTKAAKDYPQGTPVHISIDVTRKKHKLRLDGLLRTVITLGCNRCGEPAAECIFSNFSLLLTEEPIEEQEVINMGVIFGEDDKLKTSTESSEEDDEASIDLDDWLYFPPEETEIDISKHIRDMVHLEITINAVCDSRCKGICLKCGINLNTASCNCSKEEVKEKGYGPLGVLRKQIQQK